One window of the Entelurus aequoreus isolate RoL-2023_Sb linkage group LG18, RoL_Eaeq_v1.1, whole genome shotgun sequence genome contains the following:
- the LOC133633488 gene encoding GTP-binding protein 1-like: MASSAGSGATFGPGAECTVPACMFAPDRGCADGPCGEEVFEDGEGTNGESGGILDLSNKLLLVSPTGEQYDGLMRHLRERLDEGCGETIYVVGMGSDGGDYGLNDTDMEASIATVRSLCEQIEADLILLRERTEAGGKICDYLIRRRVGEQDFLEVRVAVVGNVDAGKSTLLGVLTHGELDNGRGFARQKLFRHKHEMESGRTSSVGNDILGFDHEGQVVNKPDSHGGGLDWTKICEKSSKVITFIDLAGHEKYLKTTVFGMTGHLPDFCMLMVGSNAGIVGMTKEHLGLALALNVPVFVVVTKIDMCPVNVLQETLKLLQRLLKSPGCRKIPVLVQNKDDVIVTASNFSSERMCPIFQISNVTGENMDLLKMFLNLLSSRTNFNDDEPAEFQIDDTYSVPGVGTVVSGTTLRGVIRLNDTLLLGPDPLGTFISIAVKSIHRKRMSVKEVRGGQTASFALKKIKRSYIRKGMVMVSPKLAPQATWEFEAEILVLHHPTTISPRYQAMVHCGSIRQTATILTMNKDCLRTGDKASVHFRFIKTPEYLHCDQKLVFREGRTKAVGTIMKLLQSVNTQAAKAQQAKMLAGKKSAEEGRPLSPNSASLTLKSGGGGRRRGGQRHRGKSGANATTRHRHHHHHNHAASGPAAAGAV; this comes from the exons ATGGCGTCGTCGGCGGGGTCAGGAGCGACGTTCGGCCCGGGCGCCGAGTGCACGGTGCCCGCTTGCATGTTCGCACCGGACCGGGGCTGCGCGGACGGTCCGTGCGGGGAAGAGGTCTTCGAGGACGGCGAGGGGACCAACGGCGAGTCCGGCGGTATTTTGGACTTGAGCAACAAG CTGCTCCTGGTGAGTCCTACGGGGGAACAGTACGACGGCCTGATGCGACACCTACGGGAGCGACTAGACGAGGGCTGCGGAGAAACCATCTATGTGGTCGGAATGGGCTCAG ACGGCGGCGACTACGGTCTGAACGACACGGACATGGAGGCGTCCATCGCCACGGTGAGGTCGCTGTGCGAGCAGATCGAAGCCGACCTCATCCTGCTGAGAGAGAGGACGGAGGCGGGCGGAAAGATCTGCGACTACCTCATCCGCCGGCGGGTGGGCGAGCAGGACTTCCTGGAGGTCAG GGTGGCGGTGGTCGGCAACGTGGACGCCGGCAAGAGCACCCTGCTGGGCGTTCTGACCCACGGCGAGCTGGACAACGGCCGAGGCTTCGCCCGCCAGAAGCTCTTCAGGCACAAACACGAGATGGAGAGCGGCAGGACCAGCAGCGTGGGAAACGACATCCTGGGTTTTGACCACGAGGGGCAG GTAGTCAACAAGCCCGACAGTCACGGCGGAGGCCTGGACTGGACCAAGATCTGTGAGAAGTCCTCCAAGGTGATCACCTTCATCGACCTGGCGGGACACGAGAAGTACCTGAAGACCACCGTGTTTGGCATGACCGGACACCTGCCAGACTTCTGCATGCTGATG GTTGGCAGTAACGCGGGCATTGTGGGCATGACCAAAGAGCACCTGGGTCTTGCTCTGGCTCTGAACGTCCCGGTGTTTGTGGTGGTCACCAAGATAGACATGTGTCCCGTCAACGTCCTGCAAG AAACCCTCAAGTTACTACAGAGGTTGTTGAAGTCTCCgggctgcaggaaaataccagtCTTGGTGCAGAACAAAGACGACGTCATCGTCACGGCGTCCAACTTCAGCTCGGAGAG GATGTGTCCCATATTCCAGATTTCAAACGTGACGGGAGAGAACATGGACCTCCTGAAGATGTTCCTCAACCTCCTCTCCTCCAGAACCAACTTCAACGACGACGAGCCCGCAGAGTTCCAAATAGACGACACGTACTCCGTCCCG GGCGTCGGCACGGTGGTGTCGGGGACCACGTTACGAGGGGTGATCCGTCTCAACGACACGCTGCTCCTGGGGCCCGACCCTCTGGGCACCTTCATCTCCATCGCCGTCAAGTCCATCCACCGCAAGAGGATGTCCGTCAAGGAGGTGCGCGGCGGACAGACGGCGTCCTTCGCCCTCAAGAAG ATCAAACGCTCGTACATAAGGAAAGGAATGGTGATGGTCTCCCCGAAGCTGGCGCCGCAGGCCACCTGGGAGTTTGAGGCCGAGATTCTGGTGCTCCACCACCCCACTACCATATCCCCGCGCTACCAGGCCATGG TCCACTGTGGAAGTATCCGTCAGACCGCCACCATCCTGACCATGAACAAAGACTGCCTGAGGACCGGCGACAAGGCCTCGGTCCACTTCCGCTTCATCAAGACGCCCGAGTACTTGCACTGCGACCAGAAGCTGGTGTTCAGGGAGGGGCGCACCAAAGCTGTGGGCACCATCATGAAG CTGCTGCAGTCAGTCAACACCCAGGCGGCCAAGGCTCAGCAGGCCAAGATGCTGGCCGGGAAGAAGAGCGCCGAGGAGGGCCGGCCGCTCAGTCCCAACTCGGCGTCACTCACG